In the Acetobacterium sp. KB-1 genome, CTCGGTTTCTCTAAACTGGTCAGACTTTAGGTGCTTCATCTGAAAAAGGCCAAAGGACAGGCTGGACAGCTGATGGGCTTCTTTGATGTCATTACAGGCATCAAAAAGCTCAGCCAGCTTCCGGTATTCTTCCTTGCGATTCATCGCACTGCTGCGGCTCTCTGAAATCTGGGCGGCATAACGGGTAATTTTGCGGATGATATCGTTGGTGATCTCTAGCAGCTTGGCGGCTTCGCTGGGGTTGCCATGTTCACCTAAAAACCAGGCATTGAGATTGTCCCAGCGGCCAATAATGTTGTCGCGGATGCCGGCGGCATCGATGTCGGCTTCAATTCGTGGGATCGACAGTTCATATGCAATCGCCTTGGTCAAAACCGCCTCGACCGCATTGGGCGGAAGGTGGGTCAGAATATGTTCAATGGCATTGGCATGGTTTTGTAGCCCTTTGACAAAGTCTCTCAGGTATTCAATAAAGCGATCCTTGAAAACCATAAAGGCCTTGGTTTTCATCATTTCCTCGGCTTTAATGGAATAGAGATCGCGGATATAGTCCTGATAATTCTGGTTGAGGCGTTTAAAATCATTGTTGACCCCACTCCACCAGCTGCCCGCTTCTTTTTCACTAAGTCTGGCCACCTGGGGCAGCTTTTTGAGTTCTTCGCGGAGCCGTTCCAACAGGGTCGGTTCCAGTGAAGCACTTTCAATTGAGAGATTCTCTAACCGGATCGTCAGCCGCTCAATTTCGACACTGTAGGGTGTCATCTGATAGCGAAACTGCTTATTTTTGAATTCCTCCACCGTGGCGACCTTGGCGGTATCCTGATAGGCGGAAAGATTTTTCCATGACAACAGCACATCGAGATCCTGCTTGCACTGCTCCAGAGTATAGTTCGCAAACTCCTGATATTCCTGCAAGGCGGCATGGACCTCTTCCTTATAAAGCCAGTTCTTCATTTTCTCAGATTGGGTATAAAAAAAACGTAAGATACTCCGATAGCGCCAGGCATTTTCCGCTGTCAGATAGCGCATCTCATCAATTTGTCTGGTTAGTTTTGCGGTGACTTCAAACTTCATTATATTATTCCCGTTCCTTAATTTCTTCATTGTTCACTTCGTTATTTTTATAGGGCACCCGGGCCGAAGGTACAAACTCCGCGGTGGCATCGGTATGGATGGCCTGGTCGTCAAAATAGATATGGGCACCGAAGGCCTTAAGCACCTCCTGCTTACTCATCCCGCCGAGGAAAAAGGCTTCGTCAATCCGCACATCCCAGGCTCGCAGGGTCCTTATCACCCGCTCGTGGGCCGGCGCATTTCTGGCTGTTACCAGAGCGGTGCGAATCGGCGCCCGATTTTTATCAAAGGCCTTCTGAATCGCCGAGAGGGTTTTTAAAAACTTGGCAAAGGGACCTTCTGGCAGGGGATTCTTGGCATTTCTTATTTCATTGGCCTGGAAGGCTTCGATGCCCTGACTTTTATAAATCTGTTCCGATTCGTCGGAGAAAAGCACCGCATCCCCATCAAAGGCAATGCGGATCTGATCGATTTCGGTGGTTTCTTCATAGGCCAGGTGTTGGGTATAAATAATCCCTGCCGCAACTCCCGCGTTAATGGCCTCCTGAACATCCTCCTCATTGGCGGAAAGAAAGAGATCCGTATTAAAAGCCTCCAGATAGGGTGACAGTAGCGCACCGCTAACCAGGGCCGCCCGGGTAATATCCAATTGGTAATGCTTGATCGAGTTAAAAATGCGCAGACTGCTGTCGGCATTATTTCGGGACATCACAATGATTTCAGTTTTTCGCTGCTCCGATCCGACTTCGTTGAGTTTCAGCAAGGCCTTGATTAAGGCAAAACCGGTTCCCGGTTTTAACAGATCGTTCTCATGTTCAATCTGATACTTTGTATAGGCATCCACACCTTGTTCATTAAAAATCTGATTTTCCTCCTCCAGATCAAAGAGCGCCCGGGATGAAATGCCAACGACCAAACAGTTTTCAAATTTATGCATGTTATTCCCCTATCTTCCTATTTGATAATGATTTTTTAATCTTAATGCATCAGTCTAAAGATTAATACTTATCCACAATTGTGTTGATTTTATGGACAATTGTGGATAAGTTGGTAATTCTTGCTTTTCTTTGCCTTAAAATCTTATCCACATGCCAAAAGAACCTTTCTCAACGAGAAAGGTTCCTAAAATTAAATTTTCTATTCTTATCATATCACCTGACTGGTTGATAGTAAAGGGAATCCTGCCCGACCTTTGTTTAAGCAAAATGACCGATTTCTGTTAAGAATGTGTTCCAGCGCCATTTCATAGCCTTCCCGGATGCTTGGTGACTTGTCTCTTCAATAAAGAATCAGACCGGCATTTAAGGCAACAATATCTTCCCTGGTTTTGGTTTATAGCCCCTTTAAAAGCCGAACAATGCACAAAG is a window encoding:
- a CDS encoding TIGR02677 family protein — its product is MKFEVTAKLTRQIDEMRYLTAENAWRYRSILRFFYTQSEKMKNWLYKEEVHAALQEYQEFANYTLEQCKQDLDVLLSWKNLSAYQDTAKVATVEEFKNKQFRYQMTPYSVEIERLTIRLENLSIESASLEPTLLERLREELKKLPQVARLSEKEAGSWWSGVNNDFKRLNQNYQDYIRDLYSIKAEEMMKTKAFMVFKDRFIEYLRDFVKGLQNHANAIEHILTHLPPNAVEAVLTKAIAYELSIPRIEADIDAAGIRDNIIGRWDNLNAWFLGEHGNPSEAAKLLEITNDIIRKITRYAAQISESRSSAMNRKEEYRKLAELFDACNDIKEAHQLSSLSFGLFQMKHLKSDQFRETESINSQIFEEMPGSTLLKPRVRGFKEKAQRNPIRSHAEKKAAMKKKIQMIREIEKKTMASYLLDGCIDFEKLPVIEGHVRTTLLKWLGKGIASSDKKAKTEDGRIFQVEIPGDRRRRCLLRCDDGNLEMPAYVIRFLDEEVQDERA
- a CDS encoding 5'-nucleotidase, which produces MHKFENCLVVGISSRALFDLEEENQIFNEQGVDAYTKYQIEHENDLLKPGTGFALIKALLKLNEVGSEQRKTEIIVMSRNNADSSLRIFNSIKHYQLDITRAALVSGALLSPYLEAFNTDLFLSANEEDVQEAINAGVAAGIIYTQHLAYEETTEIDQIRIAFDGDAVLFSDESEQIYKSQGIEAFQANEIRNAKNPLPEGPFAKFLKTLSAIQKAFDKNRAPIRTALVTARNAPAHERVIRTLRAWDVRIDEAFFLGGMSKQEVLKAFGAHIYFDDQAIHTDATAEFVPSARVPYKNNEVNNEEIKERE